The Corythoichthys intestinalis isolate RoL2023-P3 chromosome 1, ASM3026506v1, whole genome shotgun sequence genome has a segment encoding these proteins:
- the LOC130916487 gene encoding gastrula zinc finger protein XlCGF57.1-like isoform X1, with the protein MRCPTDVAVEDLQPEKHNPLHVKQESESKMQYIKQEAEPETPSIKEEEQEDEIPKFPMTVSVKSEEDEGPNEASGAAKPSSNNSFQHLTTEGDGLSQPDGLFAPLSGSDDVTSHSSDTDTNEEDVDFDQNASKSLNKSSRKTNKKECKVGKPFPCSLCDKRFSRKSHLEIHKRSHTGEKPFVCTCCGKRFIENKSLKRHASKHTGEKPFACSICEKRFHQKHALTRHMQTHTAEKPYACSLCEKRFGRRYQLTRHMLITHITEKLFVCTRCGKRFTEKEELNKHTSTHTEEKPFACTLCDKKYWTKAGLNIHTKTHTGEKPFTCTLCDKRFSQKAHLEIHKRTHTGEKPFTCTLCDKRYSQKSNLEIHKRTHTTEKPFTCTLCDKRFSQKINLEKHQSTHTRDKPLVYMCCGKRFTVKENFTKHTSTHIGERPFLCTVCGQRFNHKGNLNKHISTHTGEKPFPCSLCGKRFRQKTDLEKHKPTHTGERPFACSVCEKRFSRKDRLKIHTRIHTGEKPFSCALCGLRFTEKRNLVSHARSHTG; encoded by the exons atgaGG TGTCCCACAGACGTCGCTGTAGAAGATCTTCAACCTGAAAAGCACAATCCCCTCCACGTTAAACAGGAGTCGGAGTCTAAGATGCAGTACatcaaacaggaggcggagccagagacccccagcattaaagaagaagaacaggaaGATGAAATCCCCAAGTTTCCAATGACTGTCAGTGTGAAGAGTGAGGAAGATGAAGGTCCAAACGAAGCGAGCGGAGCAGCGAAACCTTCGAGCAACAACTCCTTTCAGCACCTGACAACAGAAGGAGATGGACTATCGCAACCAGACGGGCTCTTCGCTCCGCTTTCAGGCAGCGACGACGTAACGTCACACTCTTCTGACACTGATACTAATGAGGAAGATGTtgactttgaccaaaatgcttCGAAATCCTTAAACAAGTCATCAAGGAAAACGAACAAAAAAGAATGCAAGGTTGGgaaaccttttccctgctcactttgtgataaaagattttctCGGAAATCTCATTTGGAAATACATAAGCGTtcgcacactggagaaaagccttttgtctgcacttgttgtggtaaaagattcatcgAGAACAAAAGTTTAAAGAGGCATGCAAGcaaacacactggagagaagcctttcgcctgctccATATGTGAGAAAAGATTTCATCAGAAGCATGCATTAACAAGACACATGCAAACACACACTGCAGAGAAGCCTTACGCCTGCTCATTATGTGAGAAAAGATTTGGTCGAAGGTATCAGTTAACGAGACATATGCTTATTACACACATTACAGAAAAGCTTTTTGTCTGCACacgttgtggtaaaagatttacCGAGAAGGAAGaattaaacaaacacacaagcacGCACACtgaagagaagccttttgcctgcacactttgtgataaaaaatactGGACGAAGGCAGGTTTAAACattcacacaaaaacacacactggagagaagcctttcacctgcacactttgcgataaaagattttctcagaagGCTCATTTAGAAATACATAAgcgcacacacactggagagaagcctttcacctgcacactttgcgataaaaggtATTCTCAGAAAAGTAATTTAGAAATACATAAGCGCACACACACTACAGAGAAGCCTTTCacctgcacactttgcgataaaagattttctcaaaaaattaatttagaaaAGCATCAGAGTACGCACACAAGAGACAAGCCTTTGGTCTACAtgtgttgtggtaaaagattcaccgtcaaggaaaattttaccaaacacACAAGCACCCACATTGGAGAAAGGCCTTTTCTCTGCACAGTTTGCGGTCAACGATTCAACCATAAGGGAAATTTAAATAAACACATAAGCACACACaccggagaaaagccttttccctgctcactttgtggtaaaagattccgtCAGAAGACAGATTTAGAAAAGCATAAgcctacacacactggagagaggcCATTCGCCTGCTCCGTTTGTGAGAAACGGTTTTCTAGGAAGGATCGGTTAAAAATACATACAAGGATACACACTGGGgaaaagcctttttcctgcGCACTTTGTGGTTTAAGATTCACTGAGAAGCGAAATTTAGTATCGCACGCAAGAAGCCACACTGGGTAA
- the LOC130916453 gene encoding gastrula zinc finger protein XlCGF57.1-like isoform X2: MPYIKQEAEPEIPSIKEEEQEDEITTFPLIVIVKSEENDGPNEESGAAKPSSNSSFQHLTTKGQRRSHPDGLLAPLSDSDDVTSHSSDFNTDEEDNDFDQNASKSLKKSSMKKDTKKCTVGKPFSCSLCNQRFSWKAHLEKHQRTHTGEKPFVCTFCGKRFAEKGNLNKHASTHTGEKPYTCSLCEKRFCQKQQLTRHMQTHTGEKPYACSVCEKRFFRKYRLTRHMRMIHTGEKPFVCTHCGKRFPEKGELNKHASTHTEEKPFACTLCNKRFSQKINLELHKRTHTTEKPFPCSFCEKRFCWKYQLTRHMRKHSGEKPYLCTCCGKRFTEKGVLNKHTSTHTGEKPFTCTLCDKRFSQKINLELHKRTHTREKPFTCTLCDKRFSQKTNLEKHKRTHTREKPFTCTICDKRFSQKINLEIHKRTHTREKPFTCTLCDKRFSQKINLEKHQSTHTRDKVFVYTCCGKRFTEKEHFDEHTSTHIGERPFVCTCCGQRFTQKGNLKKHMSTHTGEKPFHCSLCGKQFRQKTDLEKHKPTHTGEKPFACSFCEKRFSRKDRLKMHSRIHTGERPFSCALCGLRYAEEQHLVLHTRSHTGELS; encoded by the coding sequence ATGCCGTACatcaaacaggaggcggagCCAGAGATCCCCAGcattaaagaagaagaacaggaaGACGAAATCACCACATTTCCATTGATTGTCATTGTCAAGAGTGAGGAAAATGACGGTCcaaacgaagagagcggagcagCGAAACCTTCGAGCAACAGCTCCTTTCAGCACCTCACAACAAAAGGACAAAGACGATCGCACCCGGACGGACTCTTAGCTCCGCTTTCGGACAGCGACGACGTAACGTCCCACTCTTCTGACTTTAACACTGATGAGGAGGATAatgactttgaccaaaatgcttCGAAATCCTTAAAGAAGTCATCAATGAAAAAGGACACCAAAAAATGCACGGTTGGGAAACCTTTTTCTTGCTCACTCTGTAATCAAAGATTTTCTTGGAAGGCTCATTTAGAAAAGCAtcagcgtacacacactggagaaaagccttttgtctgcacattttgtggtaaaagattcgccgagaagggaaatttaaacaaacacgcaagcacacacactggagagaagccttacaCCTGCTCTTTATGTGAGAAAAGATTTTGTCAGAAGCAACAGTTGACAAGACACATGCAAACAcatactggagagaagccttacgCCTGCTCCGTATGTGAGAAAAGATTTTTTCGGAAGTATCGGTTGACGAGACATATGCGTATgatacacactggagaaaaaccttttgtctgcacacatTGTGGTAAACGATTCCCCGAAAAGGGAGAATTAAACAAACACGCAAGCACACACACtgaagagaagccttttgcctgcacactttgcaataaaagattttctcagaaAATTAATTTAGAGCTACATAAGCGCACACACACTACAGAGAAGCCTTTTCCCTGCTCCTTTTGTGAGAAAAGATTTTGTTGGAagtatcagttgacgagacatatGCGTAAACACTCTGGTGAAAAGCCTTATCTCTGCACATGTTGTGGTAAACGATTCACTGAAAAGGGAGTATTGAAcaaacacacaagcacacacactggagagaagccttttacctgcacactttgcgataaaagattttctcagaaAATTAATTTAGAACTGCATAAGCGCACACACACTAGAGAGAAGCCTTTCACATGtacactttgcgataaaagattttctcagaagaCCAATTTAGAAAAACATAAGCGCACACACACTCGAGAGAAGCCATTCACCTGCAcaatttgcgataaaagattttctcagaaAATTAATTTAGAAATACATAAGCGCACGCACACCAGAGAGAAGCCTTTCacctgcacactttgcgataaaagattttctcagaaAATTAATTTAGAAAAGCATCAGAGTACGCACACTAGAGACAAGGTTTTTGTCTACAcgtgttgtggtaaaagattcactgagAAGGAACATTTTGATGAACACACAAGCACCCACATTGGAGAaaggccttttgtctgcacatgttgTGGTCAACGATTCACCCAGAAAGGAAATTTAAAGAAACACATGAGCACACACaccggagaaaagccttttcactgctcactttgtggtaaaCAATTCCGTCAGAAGACTGATTTAGAAAAGCATAAGCCTACACACacaggagagaagcctttcgcctgctccTTTTGTGAGAAAAGGTTTTCTCGGAAGGATCGGTTAAAAATGCATTCAAGGATACACACTGGGGAAAGGCCTTTTTCTTGCGCACTTTGTGGTTTGAGATACGCTGAGGAGCAACATTTAGTGTTACACACTAGAAGCCACACTGGGGAATTATCATGA
- the LOC130916453 gene encoding gastrula zinc finger protein XlCGF57.1-like isoform X1, which produces MRRGNPGYDEQLKNEKEMRCPTDVAVEDLIPEKHDPLHVKQESESEMPYIKQEAEPEIPSIKEEEQEDEITTFPLIVIVKSEENDGPNEESGAAKPSSNSSFQHLTTKGQRRSHPDGLLAPLSDSDDVTSHSSDFNTDEEDNDFDQNASKSLKKSSMKKDTKKCTVGKPFSCSLCNQRFSWKAHLEKHQRTHTGEKPFVCTFCGKRFAEKGNLNKHASTHTGEKPYTCSLCEKRFCQKQQLTRHMQTHTGEKPYACSVCEKRFFRKYRLTRHMRMIHTGEKPFVCTHCGKRFPEKGELNKHASTHTEEKPFACTLCNKRFSQKINLELHKRTHTTEKPFPCSFCEKRFCWKYQLTRHMRKHSGEKPYLCTCCGKRFTEKGVLNKHTSTHTGEKPFTCTLCDKRFSQKINLELHKRTHTREKPFTCTLCDKRFSQKTNLEKHKRTHTREKPFTCTICDKRFSQKINLEIHKRTHTREKPFTCTLCDKRFSQKINLEKHQSTHTRDKVFVYTCCGKRFTEKEHFDEHTSTHIGERPFVCTCCGQRFTQKGNLKKHMSTHTGEKPFHCSLCGKQFRQKTDLEKHKPTHTGEKPFACSFCEKRFSRKDRLKMHSRIHTGERPFSCALCGLRYAEEQHLVLHTRSHTGELS; this is translated from the exons ATGAGGAGAGGAAACCCAGGTTACGACGAACAATTAAAAAACGAAAAGGAAATGAGG TGTCCCACAGATGTCGCTGTAGAAGATCTTATACCTGAAAAACACGATCCCCTCCACGTTAAACAGGAGTCTGAGTCGGAGATGCCGTACatcaaacaggaggcggagCCAGAGATCCCCAGcattaaagaagaagaacaggaaGACGAAATCACCACATTTCCATTGATTGTCATTGTCAAGAGTGAGGAAAATGACGGTCcaaacgaagagagcggagcagCGAAACCTTCGAGCAACAGCTCCTTTCAGCACCTCACAACAAAAGGACAAAGACGATCGCACCCGGACGGACTCTTAGCTCCGCTTTCGGACAGCGACGACGTAACGTCCCACTCTTCTGACTTTAACACTGATGAGGAGGATAatgactttgaccaaaatgcttCGAAATCCTTAAAGAAGTCATCAATGAAAAAGGACACCAAAAAATGCACGGTTGGGAAACCTTTTTCTTGCTCACTCTGTAATCAAAGATTTTCTTGGAAGGCTCATTTAGAAAAGCAtcagcgtacacacactggagaaaagccttttgtctgcacattttgtggtaaaagattcgccgagaagggaaatttaaacaaacacgcaagcacacacactggagagaagccttacaCCTGCTCTTTATGTGAGAAAAGATTTTGTCAGAAGCAACAGTTGACAAGACACATGCAAACAcatactggagagaagccttacgCCTGCTCCGTATGTGAGAAAAGATTTTTTCGGAAGTATCGGTTGACGAGACATATGCGTATgatacacactggagaaaaaccttttgtctgcacacatTGTGGTAAACGATTCCCCGAAAAGGGAGAATTAAACAAACACGCAAGCACACACACtgaagagaagccttttgcctgcacactttgcaataaaagattttctcagaaAATTAATTTAGAGCTACATAAGCGCACACACACTACAGAGAAGCCTTTTCCCTGCTCCTTTTGTGAGAAAAGATTTTGTTGGAagtatcagttgacgagacatatGCGTAAACACTCTGGTGAAAAGCCTTATCTCTGCACATGTTGTGGTAAACGATTCACTGAAAAGGGAGTATTGAAcaaacacacaagcacacacactggagagaagccttttacctgcacactttgcgataaaagattttctcagaaAATTAATTTAGAACTGCATAAGCGCACACACACTAGAGAGAAGCCTTTCACATGtacactttgcgataaaagattttctcagaagaCCAATTTAGAAAAACATAAGCGCACACACACTCGAGAGAAGCCATTCACCTGCAcaatttgcgataaaagattttctcagaaAATTAATTTAGAAATACATAAGCGCACGCACACCAGAGAGAAGCCTTTCacctgcacactttgcgataaaagattttctcagaaAATTAATTTAGAAAAGCATCAGAGTACGCACACTAGAGACAAGGTTTTTGTCTACAcgtgttgtggtaaaagattcactgagAAGGAACATTTTGATGAACACACAAGCACCCACATTGGAGAaaggccttttgtctgcacatgttgTGGTCAACGATTCACCCAGAAAGGAAATTTAAAGAAACACATGAGCACACACaccggagaaaagccttttcactgctcactttgtggtaaaCAATTCCGTCAGAAGACTGATTTAGAAAAGCATAAGCCTACACACacaggagagaagcctttcgcctgctccTTTTGTGAGAAAAGGTTTTCTCGGAAGGATCGGTTAAAAATGCATTCAAGGATACACACTGGGGAAAGGCCTTTTTCTTGCGCACTTTGTGGTTTGAGATACGCTGAGGAGCAACATTTAGTGTTACACACTAGAAGCCACACTGGGGAATTATCATGA
- the LOC130916487 gene encoding gastrula zinc finger protein XlCGF57.1-like isoform X2 has product MQYIKQEAEPETPSIKEEEQEDEIPKFPMTVSVKSEEDEGPNEASGAAKPSSNNSFQHLTTEGDGLSQPDGLFAPLSGSDDVTSHSSDTDTNEEDVDFDQNASKSLNKSSRKTNKKECKVGKPFPCSLCDKRFSRKSHLEIHKRSHTGEKPFVCTCCGKRFIENKSLKRHASKHTGEKPFACSICEKRFHQKHALTRHMQTHTAEKPYACSLCEKRFGRRYQLTRHMLITHITEKLFVCTRCGKRFTEKEELNKHTSTHTEEKPFACTLCDKKYWTKAGLNIHTKTHTGEKPFTCTLCDKRFSQKAHLEIHKRTHTGEKPFTCTLCDKRYSQKSNLEIHKRTHTTEKPFTCTLCDKRFSQKINLEKHQSTHTRDKPLVYMCCGKRFTVKENFTKHTSTHIGERPFLCTVCGQRFNHKGNLNKHISTHTGEKPFPCSLCGKRFRQKTDLEKHKPTHTGERPFACSVCEKRFSRKDRLKIHTRIHTGEKPFSCALCGLRFTEKRNLVSHARSHTG; this is encoded by the coding sequence ATGCAGTACatcaaacaggaggcggagccagagacccccagcattaaagaagaagaacaggaaGATGAAATCCCCAAGTTTCCAATGACTGTCAGTGTGAAGAGTGAGGAAGATGAAGGTCCAAACGAAGCGAGCGGAGCAGCGAAACCTTCGAGCAACAACTCCTTTCAGCACCTGACAACAGAAGGAGATGGACTATCGCAACCAGACGGGCTCTTCGCTCCGCTTTCAGGCAGCGACGACGTAACGTCACACTCTTCTGACACTGATACTAATGAGGAAGATGTtgactttgaccaaaatgcttCGAAATCCTTAAACAAGTCATCAAGGAAAACGAACAAAAAAGAATGCAAGGTTGGgaaaccttttccctgctcactttgtgataaaagattttctCGGAAATCTCATTTGGAAATACATAAGCGTtcgcacactggagaaaagccttttgtctgcacttgttgtggtaaaagattcatcgAGAACAAAAGTTTAAAGAGGCATGCAAGcaaacacactggagagaagcctttcgcctgctccATATGTGAGAAAAGATTTCATCAGAAGCATGCATTAACAAGACACATGCAAACACACACTGCAGAGAAGCCTTACGCCTGCTCATTATGTGAGAAAAGATTTGGTCGAAGGTATCAGTTAACGAGACATATGCTTATTACACACATTACAGAAAAGCTTTTTGTCTGCACacgttgtggtaaaagatttacCGAGAAGGAAGaattaaacaaacacacaagcacGCACACtgaagagaagccttttgcctgcacactttgtgataaaaaatactGGACGAAGGCAGGTTTAAACattcacacaaaaacacacactggagagaagcctttcacctgcacactttgcgataaaagattttctcagaagGCTCATTTAGAAATACATAAgcgcacacacactggagagaagcctttcacctgcacactttgcgataaaaggtATTCTCAGAAAAGTAATTTAGAAATACATAAGCGCACACACACTACAGAGAAGCCTTTCacctgcacactttgcgataaaagattttctcaaaaaattaatttagaaaAGCATCAGAGTACGCACACAAGAGACAAGCCTTTGGTCTACAtgtgttgtggtaaaagattcaccgtcaaggaaaattttaccaaacacACAAGCACCCACATTGGAGAAAGGCCTTTTCTCTGCACAGTTTGCGGTCAACGATTCAACCATAAGGGAAATTTAAATAAACACATAAGCACACACaccggagaaaagccttttccctgctcactttgtggtaaaagattccgtCAGAAGACAGATTTAGAAAAGCATAAgcctacacacactggagagaggcCATTCGCCTGCTCCGTTTGTGAGAAACGGTTTTCTAGGAAGGATCGGTTAAAAATACATACAAGGATACACACTGGGgaaaagcctttttcctgcGCACTTTGTGGTTTAAGATTCACTGAGAAGCGAAATTTAGTATCGCACGCAAGAAGCCACACTGGGTAA
- the LOC130916507 gene encoding oocyte zinc finger protein XlCOF19-like — protein sequence MQYIKQEAEPETPSIKEEEQEHEIPKFPMTVSVKSEEDEGPNEESRAAKPSSDNSFQHLTTKGDEKLQPDGLLFSLSDSDNVTSHSSDFNTDEEDNDFNQNDSKSFNKSSMKRDTKEYTVGKPFPCSHCDQRFSWKSHLENHKRTHTGEKLFVCTCGKRYAEKGNLKKHIRTHTGVKPFACSLCEKRFCQKQLLTRHMVTHTGEKSYACSLCEKRFCREHHLTRHMHTHSGEKPFVCSCCGKGFAEKGTLKKHERTHTGEKPFACSLCEKRFCEKQVLTRHMLTHTGEKPYACSLCEKRFYRNYELTKHTRTTHTGEKPFH from the coding sequence ATGCAGTACatcaaacaggaggcggagCCAGAGACCCCCAGCATTAAAGAGGAAGAACAGGAACATGAAATCCCCAAGTTTCCAATGACTGTCAGTGTTAAGAGTGAAGAAGATGAAGGTCCAAAcgaagagagcagagcagcGAAACCTTCAAGCGACAACTCCTTTCAGCACCTGACAACAAAAGGAGATGAAAAATTGCAACCGGATGGgctcttattttcgctttcggACAGCGACAACGTAACGTCACACTCTTCTGACTTTAACACTGATGAGGAGGATAATGACTTTaatcaaaatgattcaaaatcCTTCAATAAGTCATCAATGAAAAGGGACACAAAAGAATACACGGTTGGgaaaccttttccctgctcacaTTGTGATCAAAGATTTTCTTGGAAGTCTCATTTAGAAAATCataagcgtacacacactggagaaaagctttTTGTCTGCACTTGCGGTAAAAGATACGCCGAAAAGGGAAATTTAAAGAAACAcataagaacacacactggagtgaagccttttgcctgctcctTATGTGAGAAAAGATTTTGTCAGAAGCAACTGTTGACAAGACACATggtaacacacactggagagaagtctTACGCCTGCTCCTTATGTGAGAAAAGATTTTGTCGGGAGCATCATTTGACAAGACACATGCATACACactctggagaaaagccttttgtctgctcttGTTGCGGAAAAGGATTCGCCGAGAAGGGAACTTTAAAGAAACAtgaaagaacacacactggagagaagccttttgcctgctcctTATGTGAGAAAAGATTTTGTGAGAAGCAAGTGTTGACAAGACACATGCTAACACACACTGGGGAGAAGCCTTACGCCTGCTCCTTATGTGAGAAAAGGTTTTATCGAAACTATGAGTTGACGAAACATACTCGtactacacacactggagaaaagccttttcacTGA